In the Tachyglossus aculeatus isolate mTacAcu1 chromosome 6, mTacAcu1.pri, whole genome shotgun sequence genome, TTGGCCACCAGTGGGGCACCTCCTGCCACCATTAGCCCTTGGGCCACTCACCCCAGCCTACGACCATCGGGGTCCACAGCCAACAAGGAGGCGGAGACGGGCGCCGTCACCGAGGGGGGCATCCCGTCCCTGCACCAGGCTAGGGGGCCGCTGCcgctctcccagcctcctctcctcaCACCCAAAGGAAGGTTGCTGAGCAGGGCCTCAGGCCAGGCACCATCGCTATATCTCCTTCCTCCAGAGACCCAATCTTCGAGCATGGGTTGTTACTGGGGGCTGCCGCGTGCGGCCACCTCCCCGGGGCCGGCGTTCGCCCTCGAACGCTCAACCCCTGCAAACGCTGCTAGGTGTGGGTTGGGGGAACCCAGGCAGAGCCTAACCCGGGCTGCTTCCCAACTGGTCCGAAGTCCTGGGACACCGCACTCTCCCAGAAGACAGTGGGAACAAGGCGGCACTACGGCCGCAGGCACTCCCCTGGGAGAGGAAgagccccccaaccctgcccctgAAAGCGGAGCCTGGTGGGGCAGGACCCCAGGGACCACGTTATAGGCCCGAAATTCGGGCCTCGAACCCCCGTCCCTGCCCAACCTAACTGGCAACGGGATTCTCGGGGCAACAGACTCCACACCAAGTCGGAGAAAGGGGGAAACAATGActttataataaaaaaaaaaaaggacgatTCTAAAGTGACTTCCATCGGCCCCCacacacctccctccccctctaattAGTGTTggtcccatcccccctccctcccaaggcCCACCGTTCCGTGTTGGCTGGCAGCAGATGAGAAAGGGGTCTCCAAGCCATCCCTCCCACATCAAGGGTCACGCCTCCATGGTTCGGTGGCCCTGCCCGGCCCCGAGACTTTTCGGGAGGCAGCCCCCAGGTCCTCTCTGCTGCCCGggggctctggtccctctctctgcccgGGTCCTCTGGGCCTCCTGGCCCGGCTTCGCCGGCCCCGCCAGGGGCAAGTCGCACGGCCGGACGGCGTAGCCGGGAGCCCGCGGCTCCGAGCGCGCCAAGGGGCCGCCGGGAGGCCGCCCCCGAGAGGGAGGCGCGTCCACGCCCGCCCGCGGGGGAGCGGCGGGCCTCGAGCGCGGAAGGGAACAGGGCCAGCCGGGCGCCCGGGGCCCGAAGAACAGACCGTCTCCGCCCTCTCCAGCCCCGCTGCAGCCCCCGGCGGGGTGGCGACCGGCCAGCTCGAGGTCCAGGCTCTCCGTGTCCAGGGAGCGGCTGCGCCGGCCGAGGGCcgtgggggccggcgggggcggggggctcaggcCGGGCAGGCCCAGGTGGCGAGGGAGGCTGCCCACGCCCCAGGGGAAGCCGCCGAAGGGACCGGAGGCCAGGGCCCAGCCGGGGCGGCCCACGCTCCCGAGCCCGACCTCcttgggaggggagaagcaggcgTCGAAGGTCTCCAGGGAGGCGGCCAGGTGCTCGTGGGCGTCCTCGCACTCGCCCTCGCCCTCCCGCTCCACATCCACGATGTCGAAGGTCACCATGGCAGGCAGCGCTGGGAGGTTCTGGGTGAAGGAGGAGTCCGAGGCCGAGCTGCCCGACAGGCTGGAGAAGAGCgtcccgccaccgccgccgccgccgccgaacgCCACCAAGGCCTGGGAGAAGCTCACCGCCAGCtcggcctcagtctcccccggcccctccgggCCCCTCTCCGTCCCAACGGCCCCGCGCCCCTGGCCCAACGCCTCCCGCCCGCCTCTCCCCGGCGTCGGGGCGCTCCAGCCGGGGCCCGGGGGTCCCCCCGGCTCctgctccccccggcccctcagCCCGTCCTGCCGCAGCTCCCAGTACAGCAGCTGTCTCTGCAGGGCCGCCAGCCGCTCCTCCTCGGTCTCCACCACCGCCCGGGCGGTCCCTTTCCCCAAGGGCCAGGGGCCGAAGTCCCCGAAGGCTTCAAACAGCCCCTCATCCCCCGCGGGGGAGGCGCCGAGGTCCTCCTCCTCGGGGTCGAAGAACTCGTACAGGGCATCGCCGCTGTAGCTGTCCCTAGGCAGGCGGTCTCTCCGGGCCGGCCCCGGTTCCTCCTCGGGCCCCGGGGTCATGGAGTCGTAGTAACCTTCGTCGCTGTTGGGGGCCGACTCCGGCTGGTCGctctggggagacagaaggtccccGGGCGGCGGGGGGCTCCGGGGCTGCGGGCATCGGTCCCCCGGGGGGGACTCCCCCCGCGCCGGGGCCGGGCTCTCCCACGCCGGCCGCCCGCCTCCCTCAGCGGGCCGTTCCGCCTCCTCCATCCCGTCCGGGCTGGCCATCTCCTCCCCGCCACCCTGGTAGGTGACCAGACAGGAGCTGCGCTTGGCCgcctcccgccccggccccctctcGCCAGACACCGTGCTCTCGGCCAGGCTGTCCTCGTCCTGCTCCGCCGTGACGTCCCCGCAGCCGGTCAGGGAGTCAAAACTCTTCAGCGACGTCACGTCCCCGAACAGGAGGCTCAGCTGGTCGCccgaggggccgggggccggctcccccgccccgggcccctccTCCCGGTCGGCCGCCGCGGGCCCCGCCGGGTCAGCCTCGGCGGCCCGGGCCGGCGAGGGGCCGCCGGGACCGGCCGGCCCCGTCCCCTCGGCTGCCGCGGCGGGCTCCGACTTCCCCGGCCCGCGGTCGCCCGAGGCGTCCGAGCCGCCGGAGGTGGGAGGGGTGGCTGAGCCGGAAGGACCCGCCTGAGCTTCCCGGGGGGTCCCCGGGGCCGCCGCCCGGCTCTTCTTGTGGAGGCGGATGCTGCTGAGCAGCCCCTTCAGACCCCGCCTGGGCCGCTGCGGCGGGGGCAGGCGCTCGCCGCCGGCGGCCTCGGGCCCACCCGGTGCCGGACCCGGACCCAGGGCCCCCTGGGCGCTCTGCGAGCCGGGCGGCGGCCTGGCCTCCCCGGGGGGGTCCGAGCCCCCGGCCACCTGGCCCAATCCGTCGTGtgtcctgctctgccccttcctgGCGGCCCCCTTCCCGGGGCCCCGGCTGCGGCCCCCCCCGAAGAGGCTGGGCAGCGTGCAGATGCCCCTCTTGCCCCCGAACAGTTTCAGCGCCGTCTTCCGCAGCTTgccgggcccgggggccggggccggctcggccccggccccctccccggccgccTCGGGGACCCGGCTGCTGGGCTCCCCGCCGGCCGCCTCAGA is a window encoding:
- the AMER1 gene encoding APC membrane recruitment protein 1; its protein translation is METVSGSRVEGTKPSEAAGGEPSSRVPEAAGEGAGAEPAPAPGPGKLRKTALKLFGGKRGICTLPSLFGGGRSRGPGKGAARKGQSRTHDGLGQVAGGSDPPGEARPPPGSQSAQGALGPGPAPGGPEAAGGERLPPPQRPRRGLKGLLSSIRLHKKSRAAAPGTPREAQAGPSGSATPPTSGGSDASGDRGPGKSEPAAAAEGTGPAGPGGPSPARAAEADPAGPAAADREEGPGAGEPAPGPSGDQLSLLFGDVTSLKSFDSLTGCGDVTAEQDEDSLAESTVSGERGPGREAAKRSSCLVTYQGGGEEMASPDGMEEAERPAEGGGRPAWESPAPARGESPPGDRCPQPRSPPPPGDLLSPQSDQPESAPNSDEGYYDSMTPGPEEEPGPARRDRLPRDSYSGDALYEFFDPEEEDLGASPAGDEGLFEAFGDFGPWPLGKGTARAVVETEEERLAALQRQLLYWELRQDGLRGRGEQEPGGPPGPGWSAPTPGRGGREALGQGRGAVGTERGPEGPGETEAELAVSFSQALVAFGGGGGGGGTLFSSLSGSSASDSSFTQNLPALPAMVTFDIVDVEREGEGECEDAHEHLAASLETFDACFSPPKEVGLGSVGRPGWALASGPFGGFPWGVGSLPRHLGLPGLSPPPPPAPTALGRRSRSLDTESLDLELAGRHPAGGCSGAGEGGDGLFFGPRAPGWPCSLPRSRPAAPPRAGVDAPPSRGRPPGGPLARSEPRAPGYAVRPCDLPLAGPAKPGQEAQRTRAERGTRAPGQQRGPGGCLPKSLGAGQGHRTMEA